A stretch of Camelina sativa cultivar DH55 chromosome 18, Cs, whole genome shotgun sequence DNA encodes these proteins:
- the LOC104761631 gene encoding uncharacterized protein LOC104761631 isoform X2 — MFSVKENPRGKPENVKIENLFVQIFERKRRIVDQVKQQVDLYDHHLASKCLLAGVSPPSWLWSPSLPSQTSELNKGEIISELLFPSSRPSIICPFSYQRPVRFLADNVVRQDLTSVVNNNPIEEQLLEKEPQHDLSHNLVRHVTNHSHEQDGNIASPRDVHEKEGLPESVSIDCGENQSCSSPEHSQNQTVETNLDATFPGCSQGEKVLKSVSTTGCERKPSPPGYRQEETDPDAYLDPGLSLAKMQRSRSRQKALELRSSAKASKSRSKSRSDLKSSQDGNIGFGIASLRSDSVSEIKLFKHDENDEECRDEVENSNSQDKGGDQCIKTCLTRESFTLHQKVDSVKKSSSEDAYASSVSESLPESGHVNDIDILQCNEKVNEVSAEVDEQVDDPKSRTCNETAYLDGSTDQMDDPKSRTCNETAYLDGSTDQMDDPKSRTCNETAYLDGSTDQMDDPKSRTCNETAYLDGSTDQMDDPKSRTCNETAYLDGSTDQMDDPKSRTCNETAYLDGSTDQMDDPKSRTCNETAYLDGSTDQMDDPKSRTCNETAYLDGSTDQMDDPKSRTCNETAYLDGSTDQMDDPKSRTCNETAYLDGSTDQMDDPKSRTCNETAYLDGSTDQMDDPKSRTCNETAYLDGSTDQMDDPKSRTCNETAYLDGSTDQMDDPKSRTCNETAYLDGSTDQMDDPKSRTCNETAYLDGSTRSKSSSQDSAKEKHQKSSKSFSDAGTSIFQSEIIARSRSNAREDRSKTEHSGSLSSAIDVEPRDSISILQGSHVKDSLDPSTVDVESLIVENITSNDQSEEKGECVDMNRCSSAERVSQTGISPDETFCAGAIQGSMSKTELLGFFESPSVELQSVNSVIHSDDESVSLKPIAVIGEGSLVEEDNNGVSIEISSISNSRSSNQTDITVVEPLQVESILQESGTPEKLIDHSKRCDISCGSKEVQPLGSVTNAGSSQCHERISRPRSSATEENSANEYKAFSVGSYHKSADKLVEVREGNSSLRTPNRPAFVKPESTHIDDNEKRNFDEVPVNSQEKSMMEKVPTPAPAAKVSYVPSLTDFGVNLLADSEMDDIEEHNGLKIEMVQEMESHASHSGLKVGEDEPAESNTFTGHIDASRKRAQHETSYEKGVPPITGDGKCTETEDSHDPESSIQEFFCSSSSIGGSMRQNKRRRTLEKTTSRGLSPSPGGDNLELDSVRETVHHREEVACHNLDNYDVELQKMIGSASSDHYGVELQKMIGYASSAELRFDESYLFKEAGLMSPASFSFRPEQLSVQRSQIAPDHGVRSENIHFLPFAGKTSHGLASCIVRDSDGSPCIPPLGLISSDDGSPPVLEGFLIQTDDENQSGSKNQLNHDNFQLPRTTAESAAMIEQICKSACRTTPSLHLAKTFKYDGKLELDQSVSTELFDGMFFSQNLEGSSVFDNLGINHDYTGRSYTDSLPLSGAGSSAEARNPCTSPTEKLWYRSLQKSSSSEKRSSQTPDLPCISEENENVEEEAENLCTNTPKSTRSEKQRSSILELPCIAEENENMEEISEAVNEASGSERENVSAEMKPLGDVNEEDPMKFLPLVSEAKILVDRQSLDSVNTAFSFSAKCNSVKSKVGKQSNRRFTGKGKENQSGAGAKRNVKPPSSRISKPKLSCNSSLATVGPRLPENEPRHNNIVSNMTSFVPLVQQQKPAPALITGKRDVKVKALEAAEASKRIAEQKEKDRKLKKEAMKLERARQEQENMRKQEIEKKKKEDDRKKKEAEMAWKQEMEKKKKEEERKRKEFEMADRKRQREVEDKKVKEAKRQRIAEIQRQQREADEKLQAEKELKRQAMDARIKAQKELKEDQNNAEKTRGQANTRIPEVRSKSNSSDKVISNPGKMSEEPYLGIEEMEESYDISPYKCSDNEEEEEDDNDAMSNKKFVPTWASKSNVMLAVIPQQNLDPKITFPVKRKCDISEVLLPPRFQSR; from the exons ATGTTTTCCGTCAAGGAGAATCCGAGGGGGAAGCCAGAGAATGTGAAGATTGAGAATCTTTTCGTTCAGATCTTTGAGAGGAAGAGGCGAATCGTCGACCAGGTTAAGCAACAAGTAGATCTCTACGACCACCATTTAGCCTCCAAATGCCTACTCGCCGGAGTATCTCCTCCGTCGTGGCTTTGGTCTCCGTCTCTACCTTCCCAAACTTCCG AGTTGAATAAGGGGGAGATTATATCAGAACTTCTATTTCCTTCTTCAAGACCTTCCATCATTTGTCCCTTTTCATACCAACGGCCTGTCAGGTTTCTAGCTGACAATGTAGTAAGACAAGACCTGACGTCTGTGGTAAATAATAACCCAATAGAAGAGCAGTTGCTTGAAAAGGAACCACAACACGACCTCTCACACAACTTAGTCAGACATGTTACGAATCATTCTCATGAGCAGGATGGTAATATTGCATCTCCTAGAGATGTCCATGAGAAAGAGGGATTGCCAGAAAGTGTCTCAATCGATTGCGGAGAGAatcaaagttgttcatctcctGAACACTCTCAGAATCAGACAGTTGAAACTAATCTTGATGCTACATTTCCTGGATGTAGCCAAGGGGAAAAGGTTCTCAAAAGTGTCTCAACTACTGGTTGTGAGCGGAAACCATCTCCTCCCGGTTATCGTCAAGAAGAAACTGATCCAGACGCTTACCTTGACCCTGGATTATCACTTGCTAAGATGCAGAGATCAAGGTCACGTCAGAAAGCTTTGGAGCTTCGTAGTAGTGCCAAAGCGTCGAAAAGCCGTTCAAAAAGTAGAAGTGATCTCAAATCTTCTCAGGATGGAAACATAGGCTTTGGGATTGCTTCTTTAAGGTCTGACAGTGTTAGTGAGATAAAGTTATTTAAGCATGATGAGAATGATGAAGAGTGTCGAGACGAAGTAGAGAACAGTAATTCTCAAGATAAAGGAGGGGATCAGTGtattaaaacttgtttaactaGAGAGTCTTTTACCTTGCATCAGAAAGTGGATTCGGTGAAAAAATCTTCGAGCGAGGATGCTTATGCTTCTAGTGTATCAGAATCTCTACCCGAGTCTGGTCATGTGAATGACATTGACATATTACAGTGCAATGAGAAAGTTAATGAAGTGTCTGCCGAAGTAGATGAGCAAGTGGATGATCCCAAAAGCAGAACTTGCAATGAAACAGCTTATCTCGATGGAAGTACTGACCAAATGGATGATCCCAAAAGCAGAACTTGCAATGAAACAGCTTATCTCGATGGAAGTACTGACCAAATGGATGATCCCAAAAGCAGAACTTGCAATGAAACAGCTTATCTCGATGGAAGTACTGACCAAATGGATGATCCCAAAAGCAGAACTTGCAATGAAACAGCTTATCTCGATGGAAGTACTGACCAAATGGATGATCCCAAAAGCAGAACTTGCAATGAAACAGCTTATCTCGATGGAAGTACTGACCAAATGGATGATCCCAAAAGCAGAACTTGCAATGAAACAGCTTATCTCGATGGAAGTACTGACCAAATGGATGATCCCAAAAGCAGAACTTGCAATGAAACAGCTTATCTCGATGGAAGTACTGACCAAATGGATGATCCCAAAAGCAGAACTTGCAATGAAACAGCTTATCTCGATGGAAGTACTGACCAAATGGATGATCCCAAAAGCAGAACTTGCAATGAAACAGCTTATCTCGATGGAAGTACTGACCAAATGGATGATCCCAAAAGCAGAACTTGCAATGAAACAGCTTATCTCGATGGAAGTACTGACCAAATGGATGATCCCAAAAGCAGAACTTGCAATGAAACAGCTTATCTCGATGGAAGTACTGACCAAATGGATGATCCCAAAAGCAGAACTTGCAATGAAACAGCTTATCTCGATGGAAGTACTGACCAAATGGATGATCCCAAAAGCAGAACTTGCAATGAAACAGCTTATCTCGATGGAAGTACTGACCAAATGGATGATCCCAAAAGCAGAACTTGCAATGAAACAGCTTATCTCGATGGAAGTACTGACCAAATGGATGATCCCAAAAGCAGAACTTGCAATGAAACAGCTTATCTCGAtggaagtacaagatctaaaagcTCAAGTCAAGATAGCGCCAAGGAGAAACATCAAAAATCAAGCAAGTCCTTTTCTG ATGCTGGAACGAGCATCTTTCAGTCTGAAATCATTGCAAGATCCAGAAGTAATGCTCGAGAAGATAGATCGAAGACCGAGCATTCAGGCTCTCTATCTTCTGCAATTGATGTGGAGCCAAGAGATTCAATTTCAATACTGCAAGGTAGCCATGTAAAAGATTCACTGGATCCCTCTACTGTTGATGTGGAAAGTTTAATAGTTGAAAATATAACTAGCAATGATCAATCAGAAGAAAAGGGTGAATGTGTTGACATGAACAGATGTTCAAGTGCTGAAAGGGTAAGCCAAACTGGCATCTCCCCAGATGAGACCTTTTGTGCGGGTGCAATCCAAGGTTCTATGTCCAAGACCGAGCTTTTGGGCTTTTTTGAGTCCCCTTCAGTTGAATTGCAGTCGGTAAACTCAGTAATTCACTCAGACGATGAAAGTGTATCTTTGAAGCCCATTGCTGTTATTGGTGAAGGTTCATTAGTGGAGGAAGATAACAATGGTGTATCGATTGAAATTAGCAGTATTTCAAATTCTAGAAGTTCAAACCAAACTGATATCACGGTGGTTGAGCCATTGCAGGTTGAGTCTATTCTTCAGGAAAGCGGTACGCCCGAAAAATTGATTGACCATTCTAAAAGATGTGATATTAGTTGCGGGTCCAAAGAAGTGCAGCCACTGGGTTCAGTGACAAATGCTGGGAGTAGCCAATGCCATGAAAGAATTAGTAGGCCAAGAAGCTCAGCTACAGAAGAGAATTCAGCAAATGAATATAAGGCTTTTTCTGTTGGCTCTTATCACAAATCGGCTGACAAACTGGTTGAAGTTAGAGAAGGAAATTCATCGCTGAGAACCCCTAATCGCCCTGCTTTTGTGAAGCCTGAATCAACCCATATTGATGATAATGAAAAACGCAATTTCGATGAGGTTCCAGTGAATAGTCAAGAAAAATCAATGATGGAGAAGGTCCCCACTCCAGCACCCGCTGCAAAGGTGTCTTATGTCCCATCCCTTACTGATTTTGGAGTAAATCTCTTGGCAGATAGTGAAATGGATGACATTGAGGAGCACAATGGGTTAAAGATAGAAATGGTACAAGAAATGGAATCGCATGCAAGCCACTCTGGCTTAAAAGTAGGAGAGGATGAACCTGCAGAGTCAAATACATTTACTGGCCATATAGATGCATCGAGAAAGAGAGCTCAACATGAAACATCCTATGAAAAAGGTGTTCCCCCAATTACAGGAGATGGAAAATGTacagaaacagaagattctcATGATCCAGAGAGCTCGATTCAGGAATTTTTCTGCTCTAGTTCCTCCATTGGGGGATCCATGCGGCAGAATAAGCGGAGAAGAACCCTGGAAAAAACAACTAGTAGAGGGCTTTCGCCAAGCCCAGGG GGAGACAATCTCGAGTTAGATTCTGTTAGGGAAACAGTACATCATCGGGAGGAAGTTGCATGTCACAACCTGGATAACTATGACGTTGAGTTACAGAAGATGATTGGATCTGCATCTTCAGATCACTATGGTGTTGAGTTACAAAAGATGATTGGATATGCATCTTCAGCTGAGTTACGATTTGATGAG AGTTACTTATTCAAGGAAGCTGGATTGATGAGTCCTGCCTCATTTTCCTTCAGACCAGAACAGCTAAGTGTACAGAGGAGTCAAATTGCTCCAGATCACGGAGTTAGATCAGAAAATATTCACTTTTTGCCATTTGCTGGAAAAACCTCACATGGATTAGCTAGTTGCATTGTTCGCGATTCAGATGGTTCTCCTTGTATACCACCCTTGGGTTTGATAAGCTCAGACGATGGAAGCCCCCCTGTTTTGGAGGgatttttaattcaaacggATGATGAAAATCAAAGCGGCTCCAAAAACCAGTTAAATCATGACAATTTCCAACTTCCAAGAACTACAGCAGAAAGTGCAGCcatgatagagcagatttgcaAGTCTGCTTGCAGGACCACTCCGTCATTACATCTGGCTAAGACATTTAAGTACGATGGAAAACTAGAGTTGGATCAGTCCGTCTCAACTGAGCTGTTTGATGGCATGTTTTTCAGTCAGAATCTCGAGGGTAGCTCTGTCTTTGATAACTTAGGGATTAACCATGATTATACAGGAAGATCGTACACTGACTCTCTGCCTCTTTCTGGTGCTGGCTCATCTGCTGAGGCTAGGAATCCTTGCACGTCACCGACTGAGAAGTTGTGGTATAGAAGTTTGCAGAAGTCTTCCAGTTCAGAGAAACGAAGCAGTCAGACACCAGACCTACCTTGCATTAGCGAAGAGAATGAGAACGTAGAAGAGGAAGCTGAGAACTTATGCACAAACACTCCAAAGTCTACGAGGTCAGAGAAGCAAAGAAGTTCAATTCTGGAACTTCCTTGCATAgctgaagaaaatgaaaacatggAAGAGATATCTGAAGCTGTCAATGAAGCATCTGGTTCTGAAAGGGAGAATGTCTCTGCCGAAATGAAACCTCTTGGTGATGTTAATGAAGAAGACCCTATGAAGTTTCTTCCACTTGTTTCTGAAGCCAAGATTCTTGTTGATCGACAGAGTCTAGACTCTGTCAATACTGCATTCAGCTTTTCCGCTAAGTGCAACAGTGTCAAAAGTAAAGTGGGAAAGCAGAGTAACCGAAGGTTCACGGGTAAAGGTAAAGAGAACCAAAGTGGAGCAGGTGCTAAAAGAAATGTTAAACCACCTAGTAGCAGGATTAGTAAGCCTAAGTTGTCTTGTAACTCGAGTTTGGCAACTGTAGGTCCCCGGTTACCAGAAAACGAACCTAGGCACAACAACATTGTCTCCAACATGACTTCGTTCGTTCCACTTGTGCAGCAGCAAAAACCAGCACCTGCACTAATTACAG GCAAGAGGGATGTCAAAGTAAAGGCCCTGGAGGCTGCTGAGGCTTCAAAACGGATTGCTGAACAGAAAGAGAAGGATCGTAAGCTGAAGAAGGAAGCTATGAAGCTTGAAAGGGCTAGACAGGAACAGGAAAATATGAGAAAGCAGGagatagagaagaaaaagaaagaagatgatcgaAAGAAAAAGGAGGCGGAAATGGCTTGGAAGCAagagatggaaaagaaaaagaaagaagaagagcggAAGAGAAAGGAGTTTGAGATGGCTGATAGGAAAAGGCAGAGGGAAGTAGAAGACAAAAAGGTAAAGGAAGCTAAAAGACAACGCATTGCAGAAATTCAGAGACAACAAAGAGAGGCTGATGAAAAACTACAAGctgaaaaagaattgaaaagacAAGCTATG GATGCGAGGATAAAAGCACAGAAAGAACTCAAAGAAGACCAAAATAATGCAGAGAAAACCCGAGGACAAGCGAATACTAGGATCCCTGAAGTGAGATCAAAGAGTAATTCCAGTGACAAG GTGATAAGCAATCCAGGGAAAATGTCTGAAGAACCCTACTTGGGAATTGAAGAAATGGAAGAGTCGTACGACATCTCTCCATACAAATGCTCAGACaacgaagaggaagaggaagacgacAATGACGCCatgtcaaacaaaaaattcGTTCCTACTTGGGCCag TAAGAGCAATGTCATGCTCGCTGTCATTCCCCAACAAAACCTTGATCCAAAAATTACTTTCCCTGTAAAACGAAAATGCGATATAAGCGAAG TTCTTTTGCCTCCAAGGTTCCAATCAAGATAG